From the Thermococcus sp. 18S1 genome, one window contains:
- a CDS encoding LSm family protein: MGERQYLLDRTLEAWKGKRIVLAVSNEHSFTGILDDFDEEAILLRDVVDIAGNRAKALVVKIDDLNWIMLL; encoded by the coding sequence ATGGGCGAGAGGCAGTACCTGCTCGACAGAACCCTGGAGGCCTGGAAGGGAAAGAGGATTGTCCTGGCTGTTAGCAACGAGCACTCCTTCACCGGAATCCTGGATGACTTCGATGAGGAGGCCATACTCCTGAGGGACGTTGTTGATATAGCCGGAAACAGGGCCAAGGCCCTCGTGGTGAAGATAGACGACCTCAACTGGATAATGCTCCTGTGA
- a CDS encoding 6-hydroxymethylpterin diphosphokinase MptE-like protein, translated as MDWKGWKPFYLRIVREMGYSVEEDRRAAELLRALLLEGDDYILRDELAAVVGRKAYVFGCGPSLEDVLREFDFSDGTLIAADGATSALLEHDMVPDIIVSDLDGRIPDLKLANDRGAFMAVHAHGDNVDKLTVYVPLFSRVLGTTQTEPLDIVYNFGGFTDGDRAAFLAEELGAREIVLVGFDFGETVGKWSKPGLREHAPIWESKRKKFAFAKELLEWLEKNGKARIDYLTP; from the coding sequence ATGGACTGGAAAGGATGGAAGCCCTTTTACCTCCGCATCGTTCGGGAGATGGGGTACTCGGTTGAAGAAGACCGCAGGGCAGCCGAGCTGTTGAGGGCGCTCCTCCTCGAGGGAGACGACTACATCCTGCGGGACGAGCTGGCGGCCGTCGTCGGGAGAAAGGCCTACGTCTTTGGCTGTGGTCCGAGTCTGGAGGATGTCCTCCGGGAGTTTGATTTCTCGGATGGGACGCTCATAGCGGCCGATGGGGCAACTTCTGCACTCCTCGAGCATGATATGGTGCCCGACATCATCGTCTCCGACCTCGACGGCAGGATTCCTGACTTAAAGCTGGCCAACGATAGGGGAGCGTTCATGGCAGTTCACGCCCACGGGGACAACGTGGATAAGCTGACCGTCTACGTGCCGCTCTTCTCGAGGGTCCTGGGAACGACCCAGACGGAACCGCTGGACATCGTCTACAACTTCGGTGGATTTACCGACGGCGACAGGGCCGCTTTTCTGGCCGAGGAGCTGGGGGCGCGGGAGATAGTTCTGGTTGGCTTCGACTTCGGTGAGACCGTTGGAAAGTGGAGCAAGCCGGGATTGAGGGAGCACGCCCCGATATGGGAGAGCAAGAGGAAGAAGTTCGCGTTCGCAAAGGAACTGCTGGAATGGCTGGAGAAGAATGGGAAGGCGAGGATTGATTATCTGACCCCTTGA
- a CDS encoding ABC transporter substrate-binding protein, which produces MRRQYATLALVVLVVFSVVASGCISGGGGEEETATIVMGVTDKVTDLDPANAYDFYTWEVLNNVMEGLVKYKPGTLEIEPALAESWEVNEDSTVWTFHLRKDLKFADGTPLTAKDVVRSIERVMTIQGDPSWLVTDFVDKVEAKDDYTVVFYLKQPTAYFLALLTTPPYFPVHPDYAPDQIQSDQTAGGAGPYKITKWVRDEELVLEANPNYYGEKPKTEKIIIKFYRDASTMRLALQNGEIDIAWRTLRPSDIDSLKKDENFNVIEVPGGFIRYICLNTKNDPTNDAKVRQALAAAVDRPEIAQKVFMGTVEPLYSLVPNGMWSHKDVFKTAYGDGNIEKAKALLSEAGYSESNPLEIQLWYTPTHYGDTEADLAQILKEQWEKTGMIKVTIKSAEWGTYTDYARNGQMQVYLLGWYPDYLDPDDYTTPFLKTGANKWAGTGYSNPTMDDLLSQAQRLSDQNERTKLYEQVQDILAQDVPYIPLIQGKLFVVTQKNVKGVTIGPDMIFRYSTLYKE; this is translated from the coding sequence ATGCGGCGACAGTACGCGACATTGGCTCTGGTTGTTTTGGTTGTTTTTTCTGTAGTGGCCAGCGGATGTATAAGCGGCGGTGGTGGAGAGGAAGAGACAGCGACGATAGTGATGGGCGTTACTGACAAGGTGACTGACCTTGACCCGGCGAACGCCTACGACTTCTACACCTGGGAGGTTCTCAACAACGTCATGGAGGGCCTGGTGAAATACAAGCCGGGAACCCTGGAAATCGAGCCGGCTCTGGCGGAGAGCTGGGAGGTCAACGAGGACTCGACCGTTTGGACATTCCACCTGAGGAAGGACCTTAAATTCGCGGACGGAACTCCTCTAACCGCGAAGGACGTCGTCAGGAGCATCGAGAGGGTAATGACCATCCAGGGCGACCCGTCCTGGCTCGTTACTGACTTCGTGGACAAGGTTGAAGCGAAGGACGACTACACGGTCGTCTTCTACCTCAAGCAGCCAACCGCATACTTCCTGGCCCTCCTCACGACCCCACCGTACTTCCCGGTTCACCCCGACTATGCCCCCGACCAGATACAGAGCGACCAGACCGCCGGCGGTGCCGGCCCCTACAAGATAACCAAGTGGGTGCGCGATGAGGAGCTCGTTCTCGAGGCCAACCCGAACTACTACGGCGAGAAGCCCAAGACCGAGAAGATAATCATCAAGTTCTACCGCGACGCCTCGACCATGCGCCTCGCCCTCCAGAACGGCGAGATAGACATCGCCTGGAGGACGCTCAGGCCCAGCGACATAGACAGCCTGAAGAAGGATGAGAACTTCAACGTCATAGAGGTTCCGGGCGGATTCATCCGCTACATCTGTCTCAACACCAAGAACGACCCGACGAACGACGCCAAGGTCAGGCAGGCGCTTGCGGCGGCCGTTGACAGGCCGGAGATAGCCCAGAAGGTCTTCATGGGAACCGTCGAGCCGCTCTACAGCCTTGTCCCGAACGGAATGTGGAGCCACAAGGACGTCTTCAAGACCGCCTACGGCGACGGCAACATAGAGAAGGCCAAGGCGCTCCTCAGCGAGGCCGGCTACTCCGAGAGCAACCCGCTGGAGATACAGCTCTGGTACACGCCGACCCACTACGGCGACACCGAGGCTGACCTCGCTCAGATACTCAAGGAGCAGTGGGAGAAGACCGGAATGATAAAGGTCACCATCAAGAGCGCCGAATGGGGAACCTACACCGACTACGCCAGGAACGGCCAGATGCAGGTCTACCTGCTCGGCTGGTACCCGGACTACCTCGACCCCGATGACTACACCACACCGTTCCTCAAGACCGGCGCCAACAAGTGGGCCGGAACCGGCTACTCCAACCCGACGATGGACGACCTCCTGAGCCAGGCCCAGAGGCTCAGCGACCAGAACGAGAGGACGAAGCTCTACGAGCAGGTCCAGGACATACTCGCCCAGGACGTTCCCTACATACCGCTGATACAGGGCAAGCTATTCGTGGTGACCCAGAAGAACGTCAAGGGAGTAACCATAGGGCCGGACATGATATTCCGCTACTCGACCCTCTACAAGGAGTGA
- a CDS encoding ATP-binding protein, translating to MVQPDDLIVEHLTSTPTLLTPYHKPHKRHLYDWLSSKVGTYLKGGNPDTILLLGIRGVGKTTILAQLYFEALKEVGPNGVLYISLDRLRALGLELLEVVEAYKRLVRPEKAVLLLDEVQYEKDWDLKIKLLHDERRFFIIATGSSAIKLRESPDLARRALHRELFPMTFREYHHLKTGRELPELIWKIMRGEEISMPPVMEDVETYVRAGAMPLALEMEEWEVYERLTAMLDRVVYRDLREVHEFDAETLDRAFDLLHLLATPRGERFSYERLSKTLGLAKGTVMKLVDALEKAGLVQRIPPCGSPAKAIRKSPKIKFLAVPIKSALLFSSGFNLNRNEVFASLLEDVVAFYLFLLSKSRNGRLCYEPGRGGADFVLELNGERIVVEVGLGKVRNDQVERSMERLGAERGIVLGERYDISERVAFYPWKVFVAGF from the coding sequence ATGGTTCAACCAGATGACCTAATTGTGGAGCACCTAACGAGCACCCCCACCCTGCTCACTCCATACCACAAGCCCCATAAGAGACACCTCTACGACTGGCTGTCCTCGAAGGTTGGGACATACCTGAAAGGTGGAAACCCCGACACAATTCTTCTGCTCGGAATCAGGGGAGTTGGAAAAACTACCATTCTCGCTCAGCTGTACTTTGAAGCCCTGAAAGAGGTCGGCCCCAACGGGGTTCTCTACATCTCCCTCGACCGGCTGAGGGCCCTCGGTCTAGAGTTGCTGGAGGTGGTTGAGGCGTACAAGCGACTGGTAAGGCCCGAGAAGGCTGTACTCCTCCTCGACGAGGTTCAGTACGAGAAGGATTGGGATTTGAAGATCAAGCTCCTCCACGACGAACGTAGGTTCTTCATAATAGCAACGGGTTCTTCGGCGATAAAGCTCAGGGAAAGCCCGGATCTCGCGAGGAGGGCCCTTCACAGGGAGCTCTTCCCGATGACCTTCAGAGAGTACCATCATCTCAAAACGGGCCGAGAACTGCCGGAACTCATATGGAAAATCATGAGAGGGGAAGAAATCTCGATGCCCCCTGTGATGGAGGACGTCGAGACTTACGTCAGGGCAGGCGCGATGCCGCTCGCCCTCGAAATGGAAGAATGGGAGGTTTACGAGCGATTGACGGCGATGCTCGACCGCGTTGTCTACCGCGATCTGCGAGAGGTTCACGAGTTCGACGCCGAAACGCTCGACCGGGCCTTTGACCTGCTCCACCTTCTCGCGACCCCGAGGGGCGAGCGCTTCAGCTACGAGAGGCTGTCAAAAACCCTCGGGCTGGCCAAGGGGACCGTTATGAAGCTGGTCGATGCCCTGGAGAAGGCAGGCCTCGTGCAGAGGATTCCACCCTGCGGTTCTCCCGCAAAGGCCATCCGAAAAAGCCCCAAAATCAAGTTCCTCGCGGTTCCTATCAAGTCGGCCCTGCTCTTCAGCTCGGGCTTCAACCTCAACAGAAATGAGGTCTTCGCTTCTCTGCTCGAAGACGTCGTGGCGTTCTACCTGTTCCTCCTCTCAAAATCGAGAAACGGCCGGCTGTGCTACGAGCCCGGCAGGGGCGGAGCGGACTTCGTCCTTGAGCTGAACGGGGAGAGGATTGTCGTCGAGGTCGGTCTCGGCAAGGTTCGGAATGACCAGGTAGAGAGGAGCATGGAACGCTTGGGGGCAGAGAGGGGAATCGTGCTGGGTGAGAGATACGATATAAGCGAGAGGGTGGCGTTTTATCCCTGGAAGGTCTTTGTGGCGGGGTTCTGA